Within the Mixophyes fleayi isolate aMixFle1 chromosome 5, aMixFle1.hap1, whole genome shotgun sequence genome, the region ccacccctctcatcaccgtgtcagcccacccctctcatcaccgtgtcagcccacccctctcatcactgtgttagcccacccctctcatcaccgtgtcagcccacccctctcatcaccgtgtcagcccacccctctcatcactgtgtcagcccacccctctcatcactgtgtcagcccacccctctcatcgccgtgtcagcccacccctctcatcaccgTGTTAGCCCACCCTTCTCATCACCgtgtcagcccacccctctcatcacggTTGCGACTAAATCCCCTTCGGCTTAGGTACCCGGTacctacactgcatgggaaatagcacactcagtgtgagacagctaaatccccttcaccgaaggtaccttttggccccctgctggccgggtcatgaattggaaggggatttagccagctcagtgtgagacagctaaatccccttcactgtaggtacctggtacctacactgcatgggaaatagcacagtcagtgtgagacagctaaatccccttcaccgaaggtacctttttggccccctgctggccgggtcatgaatgggaaggggatttagccagctcacagtgaaatgtctaaatccccttcagtgtaggtacctggtacattgactgtatgggaaatagcatttagccagctcttagccacacttatactgtcttatattattattattttttttggtgaTGGTAATATCAGTACTAAATAATATGAAAACCGAAagtataatatgtgcattttgtttttttttaattagttaggCAGTCACCCTAaaaaactaatatttattttagccTTTTTTCTTGTTATTGCAAAAATGTACATAATGTGAGAACCTTTTAAtagttaatttctcttgtggttactcctTAATCATTTATATGGATGTTTAGAGATCTAAAAAACAAGTTAATATTAGAATGAAAAAGAGATAAACTTAAGATACAGGGTCATAAATTTCTGGAAATGacagcaagaaatgcaaattGAAAGGTCAATtcaaagtaaaggataatgtgtagatatcaggccataataaaagttatttacaattattattgtatGTTAGAACCTTAATGCACATTATAATGCATTAGATATATACGAAGAGCACAATTTttcctctctattcacagaacttgttttcACTAGCAGATAATTATAGTTGGCAGCTCGTTTGTTTGGTgttacttattattctctatgtctggagcatgtagatttgcttacaggagatgactattatacttgtatgctttgtaCTGGATGCTTTAGGTTATGTATTAATCATACATGCACACTATCccgttttgtcctggagacttcCTAATTCTGAATAGGTCTTCCACTCCCGGGAAAGCAGTTTGTTTTCCCGCATCCTtccgcttcctagtgaagtgggcaggatgggatcCTGTATGATGTCAGTCCTGGCAATCCCTGTAATGTTGGCTTTCCCACCTGGGTGATATAGCTACACAGTAATATCAAGGAACTTTTTTAACTCACAGCATTCCACTATTCCAATGTAATATAAAGCATTAGAAAACCATCGACATAACAAATATTaactatatataaatttaatttaaaaaaaaacaatgataacaGTCATAaacgtatttttttttaatttgcaatatatacacaaaaaaatgtaaatggaatATAATACAATGTTCCTTTCAACTCAAAATTGCAAGGTAATTTTTATTCTCAATAATGACAACGTAATTTATACATTGTAGCTTATCTTTTTTTGTCTTTACATTGCGGacagtaaaacatttttctttttgttgtgacACATTTGTCATCCTTTGTTAAGCCAACACAAGTGAAATGATACCACTGTTTACAAAGGTCACACTCCACCATTCCTTCTTTAGGCTTATGGATCTTGCAGAGGCAATGTGTTgtgagttgtatttttttttttaacattgttttggCCTTGTTTAATTGAATATGTGGAAACATGGTAATGTTATTTTCTTCAATGCATTTGACTAAATGTTTCCTCATCTTGTCTTgttctaaatgtattttatttaaattcaacCCATTTGCCAGTGACACAGCATTGGCCAAGGCAAATACCCCACAATCATTTGCACCATCCTGTTTTTGGCAACATACCAAATTAATGTCAAGTACTGAATATTCACCAGTAAATAGCGGAGCATATAAACACAACATCTGTTCTTTAAGAGTCTCTGGTATTGATGGTTTTAGGGAGTCATAAACAGTCACTGAATTTTGAGACCTGTGTGACACCACCCAGTGAGCACCCAAATGGTGTATTTGCAGAATATTTTCACAGTCAATCTTAGAAACACTCCCATGTGCCAGTAACACTGTATCCTGCAGACCGGCAACAGAAGGGAATTTCTTTGATATTAAATACTGGGAGATATTCATGACATTGTCATCTAACCAGGCGTCATTGGATACAGCTTCTTTATCAGCAGTAGTTAATTTTATCCCATTGACTGTGACCCATGGACTCTCATTAACTGTAGTGCCTGAGTGGACAGTGTGAAAATCTTGTGATTCAGCAATTTGCGGATCTACTTCTACCGATTGCCATACATCTACTCTAAGCATATCAGCTCTTGATCCAACTCTCTGGGACGCTGGATGCTtaggctttccatattttctTTTTGGCAAAGGCTcaaatttttcaatattttttctttttttgggtgtTTCTATCAATGGTAAGCCTTGATCTTTTGGGATGTCTAGTTTAATTTCTTCAAGTAAAGTATTAAATTTTATATCCCAATTTTCCAGATATGTTTCTTCTTTCAACAGATAAACTGTGTCTGTAATATTTTTTAGTGTCTGTACACAATTAATAATAAGTGTTGTTCTTTTGGTCCTCCTTCGTGGTTCAAAGTGTTGAAGATCTTCAAGTGGTGACATCGTGTGCATGATACCTTCAGAGGGGTATTCAGCTTCATCTCCCCCTCTTACAGTATGGTCAGAAAAACAATCTGTGTCTAGTATAAATAATGCATTGTTTGAGTAAGATGGGTTAATTTTTTCCCATCCCCATCCCTCTACAAATTGAAAAATACAACACATGTGTTTACAAGGTAATAGAAATTTGATCCAATCTTCACATGTACATTCTGGACATTCTGCTCCCAGATTTACTGTATAATACTTTTCTTTATCGTATTCACTGTTGACTTTGAAAATGCCACTTGTGTGATCTATACAGGAAACATGTGTTCCATCGAGGTTACTTGACAATCTCCTCATAACGTGGTGAATAAATTCTCTTGGACGATTTTTCAGAAAATTTGGAACATCTTCATGGTATTTCCGGAAACTTTCGGAACTTCTCAAATTTAACTGTACATACCTatgtaaaaacaaatgaaaatctatcttattacaactATTAATTATGTTTTGCAAAAATTTACAACTGAGGTCATGTCAGGCTCTTTTTCAGCATTTATGAAGTGTAAGTGGCGTGTGTTTGAATTTCATACAAAGTAAGGTCATTTTTGGGTAAGTGACGTGGACGTGCCCACCACATTGTGGATACACCTCCTCTGCTAGTGCATTTAATTACAAGGAGGAGTGCCTGTTTAAATAGCACTTTGCCCTACATTTAGGATGACAGGCCTGCACATAACATAATAGAAATTACCcatgacattttacaaagcaagatgtaattttcttaatgtatttcttccttgaaatacattttccaaatatactttaaaaaaagatgtattacattttTGTGGCACAAGCCATTACTATAAATAGCAGACCCAAAATGTACTGAAAACACAAATCTTACTTCTTGTAAGTATTAGGAAAAAAACTACTGTGAAGCACTGTAATCATGTCACTGAGAGTGCAATTCTTGTAGCCATCCAGGTATGTATATTTAAGAGTCTCGTTTTGGCGCTCAAGTCCATTGTTTGTGTTAATTGCAATATGTAGTAATCCAGACCTGAAAACATGTGCCCATTTCTgtagtgagggagagagaaacaTCATAAACAAAtcatattcattttaaattgaaaaaatattttatttttccccccaaacaatataacctttattaaaaaGATGAAACCAAACAAGTGAAGGATAGAACTGTTATTGAAATGGTCCATTATCAACTTATGAGGAATGTTAACAATGTATGCAGAGTGTTCCAACGTTCATATTAACGTCAACTGTCAGGAGTTCAATTAATATGTGTCTTCTATCCTGTCActtgtttattaaaatacacagaACATGTAAAGGCCAGTTCTAAcagaaaagttgaggtgttgtaTATAGCAATTGGTAAAATTTTAGCTATCATGTAGCTACTACTTTCTAGAAAGTAAAAGATTGAAGTTTTTGTTTTGCTACGGGCAATACCTCCAcctttaatttttaaatgattgTTAAACCCCCCTCGTCATGTATTGTccttaaaaataacaataaaacttTTACCTTTATTTCAGGCATCCACTTGTTTGAGAACCACTGCCGCAGTGCATCGCAGTTTTTCCAAATCTGGCAATTAGTCAGTATATTGAGAGCAACGTTGTGTTCCTCTATGTTTGTAGCAAGTGCTACACTACGCAGcatattcaatataacactgcGACAACTGTGtactccatgttgttttttggtcacccattccatccaagcttTCTCACGATGAAAATCGCAAAGTAATATTTGTgtatctaaaatgtaaaaatactgtttattgcagtgaattTATCAGATATACCCTTTGAATTAATACTCAAAAATCATTAAAGTTAGTTGatattgacattttatttgtattattatttgctAAGATTTGCTGAATGAAAACTTAATTAGAGCTTTCATGTTTTAAAGCTAACTTTAGTTGTGAAGTTTACTAAGTTAGTAAAAGGTTTGCTGGTACTTTTAGCCTACTTAAAAGGGTAATTCCATCCAAAACTAATAAATGTTTGGATTGTGTtagctgagaaaaaaaaaaattggatatgGTTACTTGTTTATTTTGTCTCACACTTACCTTGATTTTTTGGGATAACTATGCATTTTTGCGAGattatttttatgaaatgtaATTGATGCTgtttaaaaatatagatatttaaaaaaaaaaaaaaaagatgcatagcaaaaataattatacagTAATTTGACTAACCTTTAAATAACTGAgatattgcatttatctcctctagGCAAAAGTCGACCAAAAAACATTTTGGATTCCAGTTTAAGTTCCACTTTTTGAAAATTTCCAAGGCCTCCTGTATGCATGCTGATGTTTCTTGTTGTATTACGAATGCTCCAACTATTGCATAGCATACATTTGTCCGAACACAAAGGAAAAACAGTGGAAGCGCATACCTTGTTGTTCTGTATGTAGCATCTAACAGTGTGATCtggtttccatacatttgcaataatTTTTGTTGCCATTCAGCTTGGTAACATAATATAAAACTTTGTTTATTTGTCATTTCCTCAGAGGTTGTATTAGGAcgacaaaaaatatttaattgtgggATTTGTTCTTTCCATTCTTTTAACTGGTTCAAAACATTTTCCTGATCCAAACTTGAGTTTCGACCTTCCTGTTTCGCTTTAAACATGAGATTGGCTAGGTCTTTTCTTGTGGGGTAAAAGCGTCTCCGTAAAGCTACAGGGGGATCATCACCCGGGAAAAGTTCTTGTGTTACAAACGCGTTAATGTGACGCATCATCTCATTTATTTTTCTAACCCCATTTCTGTGCAAACTGATTACTTTTTCTTGAACTCTTCTGTCGACCTTTTCCTGTAGGTTTGCTAACTGTTAGAGatgataatttaattttaaaatttataaaacacaataaatattacTGACGGAAATAATGTTAAACATTAAAACcatatcaataaaaacatttcattcttactaaaacaaaataacatgatAAGTTTATTACAATCTTACCTCTCCACTAGTTGCATGGAATTTATGTTCAGATAAATGTGGAAATCTAATTACGTAGGCATGATTGCCTTGTATTGTGTCACTTTGAAAGGCTTCTTTTACATTCTTTGATGCATTACGTCTTCTTTTTTGTGTATCACTTtggatgtattaaaaaaaagataattatttgCTGTATGTGCATACCCGCACTGGCCTATCTCAATCACTGTTTTTATGTTTACATACTATATATgtagagtgtgtgtttgtgtgtgtgtatatatatatatatatatatatatatacataaaaatccacaaattAGTTTACCTTTGCCCTTCTAAAAATATGTTTGCAAAATTTCTTTaccaatgttttacattttattggtcTGACAATTAAGTTGTAACAATGTAATTCAATGTAATGTGCTTAACACCGATTTTACCATAAAATCTGGGTATCTGATAATGTGCAATACATTGATTTCAGCTGGACAGCCCATTTTTTTGGTATGCTGTATAATACGCCTCCTTTTGGTGAAGGTATGATCTTCTCCCTATTAAAAGAATAATTGAAAAGAgcactatattaaacaatatatgtatgttgtattttattgttataacGCCTCTTTGACTTCATTAGCTGTGACCATGCTAATGAGGATACCTCTCCCCATTAAAAATGTAAGACAGAGAGTTGTTTGATGGCTCCACAGTACAATCTTTCAGCAATGTTCTACACATTCATTCTTCACATTTATTGTACTGCCTATCGTAGTGTTAAGTGTAGTTGTTCCCTAGTTCATTCTCAGCTAATTGAATGCTGTTAAAATACTGCTCGTTTGAGGGCACAAAGGCATTGATTGCAGCGCTTCAAATAAATGATATTAGCCAGCACTATTAAAAGACAGGCAATGCGTggaaaacattttataattcaaaaAATAAGAGATACCTGGGTGATTTGTCTTtgatctccataattttttttcttcacaatgCTGAAGTCTCTACCCAAATGACACTGTAGAGTTTTTCTCCCAACCACCACGTATGGAATTCCAGAAAACTTAATTAGTTTGCCATACTGGATATCATTACTTTTCCATTGAATTCTAGATCTTGCATTTGGTTTGAAATCTTAATGGAAGTGATAAAAATTACAGTATTGTATTGTACATTTTAAACATGAACAACAATGTATTAGGCGTttttctatataaatgtatatactgaAGATAAAAAAGGAAACCATAATTATTACTATAtacaatttcaaataaaaattacagattgtaaattttaggtatattaaaataaaatgtaccctCTTTGCCAAATTCTTTACTCTTCTGATGTATAATGAAGTTAGATTGTGTATTTTCCTCAAATTCACATATTGCTCTCTGCAACATGTCCAATGAATGAAAGATTTCACTTTGACAGCTTTCCCTATCTCCACCTTTACAATGCTTAtcctacaaaacaaaacaaattatgcTCATCATGTCCCAAAAATATGAAATCCAATGCTAGATTTTATATCACTTGTGCaaattattttacctttttttcacATTGATTTGATGATTCAATGTCTTGCATGTGTTGGATGGCAGGTGTTACCAGTTCTGGTATTTCTGCACTAGTAGCCGAATGCATTTCTACACTAGACTAAACCTATATAAAATAAGAATCAGCTGCTAATCAcagatgatttaaaaaaaaaaaaaaaaagttggatttggaaaatataaagcaatatgtGATATAACTTTGCATGGAATTATCATCTAACAAATGAAAGAACTTACCTTATGACAGAAAAAAAGACTGATCTGGTCTTTCAGCTTAGAGCTTCTACTAACCccaaaattatttttggatttgaagACACTACAGGACATTGCAGGACACAAGTTTTATAGGAGAAGGTGGGGTAAGAGACAGGTCACCAGCTGTAAATTAGGACTCATTTGTTATctaaacaaatataaatgaaacatataaaaagaaggaaaaataacaacaaatgtAAAGTCTCTAAGAGGTCAACATTCAATTTTAAGGATGTCCTAATAATCCTTATCATTCTTCAGTCGTCTAACAATTTATTCCTGTGCGGTGAAGAGGGGTCAGGTAAGGTACAGGTCAAGAGCCATAAATTAGCTCTCAATTACTATAATAACACATCTAAAGAAAACATAGAAACCAAAAgataattaacaaaaaatataaagtttttaAGAGCTCAACATTCAATTGTAAGGATGTCATAATCATCCTTATTATTCAGCAGTTGAATCTGAATTTATTTGTGGTGTGAGGTCCAAATTGACATTTTCATTGTGAACATGTATTAGTGTTTATCCTTAAAGCATACATAAAATATAGGGTATCAATATTTAACACATTCAAGATTGTAAGctttgagcagggttctcttacctgtgtctgtctgtattacccagtattgttttattaatgtttgttcacaattgtaaagcgctccaAAATTTTATTGcgatctataaataaatgttgatgataatgtgaTTGACAGAGATAGTGGGCTGAAGCTTGCTATCCGTTATTGAAATATAGTGGTGTAGTACATGCGACAAGCACTTTCATGATCACTTCCACCATATCTTAAATAACAACATTGAGACAGGGGATGGGGTACTCAGGTTTAATACATGACACTGTGCAATGCATCACCA harbors:
- the LOC142159545 gene encoding uncharacterized protein LOC142159545, with amino-acid sequence MMRHINAFVTQELFPGDDPPVALRRRFYPTRKDLANLMFKAKQEGRNSSLDQENVLNQLKEWKEQIPQLNIFCRPNTTSEEMTNKQSFILCYQAEWQQKLLQMYGNQITLLDATYRTTRYALPLFFLCVRTNVCYAIVGAFVIQQETSACIQEALEIFKKWNLNWNPKCFLVDFCLEEINAISQLFKDTQILLCDFHREKAWMEWVTKKQHGVHSCRSVILNMLRSVALATNIEEHNVALNILTNCQIWKNCDALRQWFSNKWMPEIKKWAHVFRSGLLHIAINTNNGLERQNETLKYTYLDGYKNCTLSDMITVLHSSFFPNTYKKYVQLNLRSSESFRKYHEDVPNFLKNRPREFIHHVMRRLSSNLDGTHVSCIDHTSGIFKVNSEYDKEKYYTVNLGAECPECTCEDWIKFLLPCKHMCCIFQFVEGWGWEKINPSYSNNALFILDTDCFSDHTVRGGDEAEYPSEGIMHTMSPLEDLQHFEPRRRTKRTTLIINCVQTLKNITDTVYLLKEETYLENWDIKFNTLLEEIKLDIPKDQGLPLIETPKKRKNIEKFEPLPKRKYGKPKHPASQRVGSRADMLRVDVWQSVEVDPQIAESQDFHTVHSGTTVNESPWVTVNGIKLTTADKEAVSNDAWLDDNVMNISQSLNIHIND